A single region of the Sorghum bicolor cultivar BTx623 chromosome 7, Sorghum_bicolor_NCBIv3, whole genome shotgun sequence genome encodes:
- the LOC8074071 gene encoding UDP-glycosyltransferase 73D1, which produces MEEFALCPNPHFVVIPWPVTSHMIPMVDIACLLAAHGAPVTIITPPSCSQLVHSRVDRARAGQAAGSAGIGITVTALPFPCAEAGLPAGCERLDHVPSVDLVPNFFDANAQFGDAVADHCRLLMATPTPTRRPSCIVAGMCNTWAHGVARELGVPCFIFHGFGAFALLCCEYLNTHKPHEGKSLDEAIDVPVLPPPLELKFARRQLPLQFLPSCSIPESRLRELREFEMAVDGIVVNSFEELEHDSAARLAAATGKTVLAVGPVSLCGGGGGGGARAPPSLLDVRAATDSSVNDDARRCMAWLDAKKAESSSSSVLYVSFGSAGRMPPEQLMELGLALVSCSWPVLWVIKGADTLPDDVDEWLQHNTGGDDGQCLAVRGWAPQVAILEHPAVGGFLTHCGWGSTLESVTAGVPMATWPFSAEQFLNEKVIVGVLGIGVSVGVTKPTEGVLTGAKDGGGGGARAKADVGMEQVKRALDMLMDGGVDGEARRTKARELKAKAKSALEHGGSSYMNLEKMIQFAA; this is translated from the coding sequence ATGGAGGAGTTCGCCCTGTGCCCAAATCCTCATTTCGTGGTCATCCCATGGCCAGTCACCAGCCACATGATTCCCATGGTGGACATCGCCTGCCTCCTCGCCGCGCACGGCGCCCCGGTCACCATCATCACCCCGCCTTCCTGCTCCCAGCTCGTCCACAGCCGCGTCGACCGCGCCCGCGCCGGGCAAGCTGCCGGCTCGGCGGGCATCGGCATCACGGTGACCGCGCTCCCGTTCCCTTGCGCCGAAGCCGGCCTGCCGGCGGGCTGCGAGAGGCTGGACCACGTCCCCTCGGTCGACCTCGTGCCCAACTTCTTCGACGCCAACGCGCAGTTCGGCGACGCCGTGGCGGACCACTGCCGCCTTCTCAtggcgacgccgacgccgacgcgccGGCCGAGCTGCATCGTCGCCGGGATGTGCAACACGTGGGCGCACGGCGTGGCGCGTGAGCTCGGCGTGCCCTGCTTCATCTTCCATGGCTTCGGCGCGTTCGCTCTGCTGTGCTGCGAGTATCTCAACACGCACAAGCCGCACGAGGGCAAGTCGCTGGACGAGGCCATCGACGTCCCCGTCCTGCCGCCGCCTCTCGAGCTCAAGTTCGCCAGGAGGCAGCTGCCGCTACAGTTCCTGCCTTCGTGCTCCATTCCGGAGAGCCGCCTTCGAGAGCTCCGGGAGTTCGAGATGGCCGTGGACGGCATCGTCGTGAACAGCTTCGAGGAGCTGGAACACGACTCGGCCGCGCGCCTCGCGGCCGCCACGGGCAAGACCGTGCTCGCCGTCGGCCCCGTCTCgctgtgcggcggcggcggcggcggcggcgcacgcGCACCTCCTAGCCTCCTCGACGTCCGGGCCGCCACCGACAGCTCGGTGAACGATGACGCCAGACGGTGCATGGCATGGCTAGACGCCAAGAAAGccgagtcgtcgtcgtcgtccgtgcTGTACGTCAGCTTCGGCAGCGCCGGCCGCATGCCGCCGGAGCAGCTGATGGAGCTCGGGCTGGCGCTCGTGTCGTGCTCCTGGCCTGTCCTCTGGGTCATCAAGGGCGCGGACACGTTGCCCGACGACGTCGACGAGTGGCTACAGCACAACaccggcggcgacgacggccAGTGTCTCGCGGTCCGCGGGTGGGCGCCGCAGGTGGCCATTCTGGAGCACCCGGCCGTCGGCGGGTTTCTGACGCACTGCGGGTGGGGCTCGACGCTGGAGAGCGTCACGGCGGGCGTGCCCATGGCCACCTGGCCGTTCTCCGCCGAGCAGTTCCTGAACGAGAAGGTGATCGTTGGCGTGCTCGGCATCGGAGTGTCTGTCGGCGTGACGAAGCCCACGGAGGGCGTGCTGACCGGCGCcaaagacggcggcggcggcggcgctagggCGAAGGCGGATGTGGGAATGGAGCAGGTGAAGCGAGCGTTGGATATGCTGATGGATGGAGGAGTGGATGGGGAGGCAAGGAGGACGAAAGCTAGGGAGCTCAAGGCCAAAGCGAAGTCGGCTTTGGAGCATGGAGGATCGTCGTATATGAATCTGGAGAAGATGATACAATTTGCAGCTTAA
- the LOC8066142 gene encoding uncharacterized protein LOC8066142: MDGADLPSYSAATAADGDRPPESAVDGGVENERAAAPTPERCEAPPPESAVDGGVEDERAAAPTPERCEALASAIAGVLAGALREHEERAAATARSQDEVAAAVDRLNGELDRLLENAPSMIIMQHSARISSIRKRISAMNMLLKSIQRRIDNIDRIISTDHSSPVQKAGNELGSRF, translated from the exons ATGGACGGCGCGGATCTCCCCTCCTACTCCGCCGCCACGGCCGCCGACGGCGACCGGCCTCCGGAGAGCGCGGTCGACGGAGGCGTGGAGAACGAGCGTGCCGCCGCGCCCACTCCAGAGCGGTGCGAGGCGCCGCCTCCGGAGAGCGCGGTCGACGGCGGCGTGGAGGACGAGCGTGCCGCGGCGCCCACTCCGGAGCGGTGCGAGGCGCTGGCCTCCGCGATCGCGGGGGTGCTGGCCGGCGCGCTGCGGGAGCACGAGGAGCGGGCGGCCGCTACTGCCCGGAGCCAGGACGAGGTCGCCGCTGCCGTCGACCGCCTCAACGGAG AGCTAGACAGGCTATTAGAGAATGCACCCTCAATGATAATAATGCAACATTCAGCAAGGATTTCCAGTATCCGCAAGAGGATTTCAGCAATGAACATGCTACTCAAGTCCATACAGCGACGCATAGATAACATTGATAGAATTATTTCTACTG atcattcATCTCCTGTACAGAAAGCCGGTAATGAACTTGGATCAAG GTTTTAG
- the LOC8066143 gene encoding uncharacterized protein LOC8066143 produces MPWYNTPSRGAAWAQILMPMAAGAGAGEPAPRAEAAGFGSGSGSNHLRPRRGPPPPSPSPAVGKPLPSGAVPRHAFVFDGDGGFSEAPWGLGLAPSASGGSARRPRPGEFTWHHVELPRSAAKPLHHAQALIELLCPPLTLQEILAFVATGPHCCSSSGDSGGALLLRVSSPGPVGSACALRLAVRVTESSVVTVSVGGVPRLAFGTKQASLLSEVPLGVVADEGHGGGCAVDGGVVIEERLLESLLAMNHADGAHTDNPVPRTVSNLLVHVLGTHVDHVHDIVTRLEMDLDAIELQLDKGGHFLRKLLLDGRRFPKMHLDLQRLLQVVSHGEQVFPRVKEKCASKSWFATGDIAALEDLIGRLRRLKENLGFITNRVTTLQASLDSWQSEQINKSLYYLSFLSIIFLPLSIVTGVFGMNVGGVPWTEQNKNPKNRDGFMNVMLICVVILLLLLLCFLFPSLYSHVTSWRTRRELTRSNSQNKRHLKLFKGHKEGYMRL; encoded by the exons ATGCCGTGGTATAATACGCCTTCACGTGGCGCGGCGTGGGCGCAAATTCTAATGCCAATGGCGGCCGGTGCCGGCGCCGGCGAGCCCGCCCCGCGCGCGGAGGCAGCCGGCTTCGGCTCTGGCTCTGGCTCCAACCACCTGCGTCCGAGGCGGGGCCCGCCgcccccgtccccgtcccccgCGGTCGGGAAGCCGCTCCCGTCGGGCGCGGTGCCGCGCCACGCGTTCGTGTTCGACGGCGATGGCGGCTTCTCCGAGGCGCCCTGGGGCCTGGGCCTGGCGCCGTCGGCGTCCGGCGGGTCGGCGCGGCGTCCCAGGCCCGGGGAGTTCACGTGGCACCACGTGGAGCTCCCGCGCTCCGCGGCCAAGCCGCTCCACCACGCGCAGGCGCTCATCGAGCTCCTCTGCCCGCCGCTCACGCTGCAGGAGATCCTCGCGTTCGTCGCCACGGGCCCGcactgctgctcctcctccggGGACAGCGGAGGCGCGCTCCTGCTCCGGGTCAGCTCGCCGGGCCCCGTCGGCAGCGCGTGCGCGCTCCGCCTCGCCGTGCGCGTCACCGAGAGCTCCGTCGTCACCGTGTCCGTCGGCGGGGTCCCGCGCCTCGCGTTCGGGACCAAGCAGGCGTCGCTGCTCTCCGAGGTGCCGCTCGGCGTCGTCGCCGACGAGGGACACGGCGGGGGATGCGCCGTCGACGGCGGCGTCGTCATCGAGGAGCGCCTGCTCGAGTCGCTGCTGGCCATGAACCACGCCGACGGCGCGCACACCGACAACCCGGTGCCGCGGACGGTGTCCAACCTCCTCGTGCACGTCCTCGGCACGCACGTAGACCACGTCCACGACATTGTCACGCGCCTCGAGATGGACCTCGACGCCATCGAGCTGCAGCTCGACAAAG GTGGTCACTTTCTGAGGAAACTTTTGCTGGATGGCAGGAGATTCCCAAAAATGCATCTCGATCTACAGCGGTTGCTTCAG GTTGTTTCTCACGGTGAACAAGTATTCCCCCGCGTGAAAGAAAAATGTGCGAGCAAGAGTTGGTTCGCAACTGGAGATATAGCAGCCCTTGAAGATCTGATAGGTCGCCTCAGAAGGCTCAAAGAAAACCTAGGATTCATTACAAATAGAGTTACCACACTTCAGGCTAGTCTCGATAGTTGGCAATCAGAGCAGATAAACAAAAGCTTGTACTACCTTTCATTTCTCTCCATAATATTCCTTCCTCTTTCCATTGTCACTGGAG TTTTCGGGATGAATGTTGGTGGCGTGCCATGGACCGAGCAGAACAAGAACCCTAAAAACCGGGATGGCTTCATGAATGTCATGCTAATATGTGTTGTGATCTTATTACTTCTGTTGCTATGTTTCTTATTTCCTTCATTATATTCTCATGTGACGTCATGGAGAACACGCCGTGAACTGACCCGGAGCAATTCTCAGAACAAGAGGCATCTGAAACTCTTCAAAGGTCACAAAGAAGGTTACATGCGCCTATGA
- the LOC8074072 gene encoding protein LOL4 isoform X4 gives MHSQLVCGGCKRLLQYRRGATGVCCPTCNTFTAANPSGPEMSELVCGGCFTMLVHSRSATNIRCPHCSRLNSTRSGNQMGHLSCGQCRTTLAYPPGATTVGCPTCRNINPVRDARPQTVLVENPKTLDEKGKLVSNVAVGVTSWKR, from the exons ATGCATAGCCAGTTGGTCTGCGGCGGCTGCAAGCGTCTTCTCCAGTACCGCAGGGGAGCCACCGGCGTCTGCTGCCCAACCTGCAACACTTTCACAGCCGCCAACCCATCAG GACCGGAGATGTCTGAACTCGTCTGTGGCGGCTGCTTCACCATGCTGGTGCACTCCCGCAGCGCCACCAACATACGCTGCCCTCACTGTAGTAGGCTCAACTCCACAAGATCAG GAAACCAAATGGGTCACCTGTCATGCGGGCAATGCCGGACAACTCTGGCATACCCACCGGGAGCGACGACAGTCGGGTGCCCAACATGCCGCAACATTAATCCAGTCAGG GATGCTCGGCCCCAGACGGTTCTGGTGGAGAATCCTAAGACACTGGATGAAAAGGGCAAACTG GTGAGCAATGTCGCCGTTGGTGTCACCTCATGGAAAAGATGA
- the LOC8074072 gene encoding protein LOL4 isoform X3, with amino-acid sequence MHSQLVCGGCKRLLQYRRGATGVCCPTCNTFTAANPSGPEMSELVCGGCFTMLVHSRSATNIRCPHCSRLNSTRSAGNQMGHLSCGQCRTTLAYPPGATTVGCPTCRNINPVRDARPQTVLVENPKTLDEKGKLVSNVAVGVTSWKR; translated from the exons ATGCATAGCCAGTTGGTCTGCGGCGGCTGCAAGCGTCTTCTCCAGTACCGCAGGGGAGCCACCGGCGTCTGCTGCCCAACCTGCAACACTTTCACAGCCGCCAACCCATCAG GACCGGAGATGTCTGAACTCGTCTGTGGCGGCTGCTTCACCATGCTGGTGCACTCCCGCAGCGCCACCAACATACGCTGCCCTCACTGTAGTAGGCTCAACTCCACAAGATCAG CAGGAAACCAAATGGGTCACCTGTCATGCGGGCAATGCCGGACAACTCTGGCATACCCACCGGGAGCGACGACAGTCGGGTGCCCAACATGCCGCAACATTAATCCAGTCAGG GATGCTCGGCCCCAGACGGTTCTGGTGGAGAATCCTAAGACACTGGATGAAAAGGGCAAACTG GTGAGCAATGTCGCCGTTGGTGTCACCTCATGGAAAAGATGA
- the LOC8074072 gene encoding protein LOL4 isoform X1 → MHSQLVCGGCKRLLQYRRGATGVCCPTCNTFTAANPSGPEMSELVCGGCFTMLVHSRSATNIRCPHCSRLNSTRSAGNQMGHLSCGQCRTTLAYPPGATTVGCPTCRNINPVRNNHTGGSARPAPSDARPQTVLVENPKTLDEKGKLVSNVAVGVTSWKR, encoded by the exons ATGCATAGCCAGTTGGTCTGCGGCGGCTGCAAGCGTCTTCTCCAGTACCGCAGGGGAGCCACCGGCGTCTGCTGCCCAACCTGCAACACTTTCACAGCCGCCAACCCATCAG GACCGGAGATGTCTGAACTCGTCTGTGGCGGCTGCTTCACCATGCTGGTGCACTCCCGCAGCGCCACCAACATACGCTGCCCTCACTGTAGTAGGCTCAACTCCACAAGATCAG CAGGAAACCAAATGGGTCACCTGTCATGCGGGCAATGCCGGACAACTCTGGCATACCCACCGGGAGCGACGACAGTCGGGTGCCCAACATGCCGCAACATTAATCCAGTCAGG AACAACCACACCGGTGGCTCTGCACGGCCAGCGCCATCG GATGCTCGGCCCCAGACGGTTCTGGTGGAGAATCCTAAGACACTGGATGAAAAGGGCAAACTG GTGAGCAATGTCGCCGTTGGTGTCACCTCATGGAAAAGATGA
- the LOC8074072 gene encoding protein LOL4 isoform X2 yields the protein MHSQLVCGGCKRLLQYRRGATGVCCPTCNTFTAANPSGPEMSELVCGGCFTMLVHSRSATNIRCPHCSRLNSTRSGNQMGHLSCGQCRTTLAYPPGATTVGCPTCRNINPVRNNHTGGSARPAPSDARPQTVLVENPKTLDEKGKLVSNVAVGVTSWKR from the exons ATGCATAGCCAGTTGGTCTGCGGCGGCTGCAAGCGTCTTCTCCAGTACCGCAGGGGAGCCACCGGCGTCTGCTGCCCAACCTGCAACACTTTCACAGCCGCCAACCCATCAG GACCGGAGATGTCTGAACTCGTCTGTGGCGGCTGCTTCACCATGCTGGTGCACTCCCGCAGCGCCACCAACATACGCTGCCCTCACTGTAGTAGGCTCAACTCCACAAGATCAG GAAACCAAATGGGTCACCTGTCATGCGGGCAATGCCGGACAACTCTGGCATACCCACCGGGAGCGACGACAGTCGGGTGCCCAACATGCCGCAACATTAATCCAGTCAGG AACAACCACACCGGTGGCTCTGCACGGCCAGCGCCATCG GATGCTCGGCCCCAGACGGTTCTGGTGGAGAATCCTAAGACACTGGATGAAAAGGGCAAACTG GTGAGCAATGTCGCCGTTGGTGTCACCTCATGGAAAAGATGA